A genomic segment from Lineus longissimus chromosome 15, tnLinLong1.2, whole genome shotgun sequence encodes:
- the LOC135499713 gene encoding mucin-17-like: MQSSTSIGVSTTPSSTMQSSTSIGVSTTPSSTMQSSTSIGVSTIPSSTMQSSTSIGVSTTPSSSMQSSTSIGVSTTPSSTMQSSTSIGVSTTPSSSMQSSTSIGVSTTPSSTMQSSTSIGVSTTPSSAMQSSTSIIASTTPSPTMQTSTSVGASTNPSLTMQSSTSIEVSTTPSSAMQSSTSTGASATPFSTTQASTITPTLTTSTTPKTPVLTITTPVPTTTTPAAETGINPGASFVRIFVLTIDFDYGSDILNSTSEAHKKLVKAVVSFMRNVMNFFFHIEYQVTGIRRGSAIVDVKFSVSLADLNNASAASDGSFDLEAAMVSKALDASAHNVTVDNNPVNYTGMVISLQKDAFQTNFTTCDAKPCNPGLQCRNLQPDKPYAFVFTCLAKCKDYSCGIFSECNLNDEGEPFCAYVDSTLKLFIGLSIAGFFVLIIIIGIICLFFKLRRSRKDDGESDTTSSESIHEAPSARNIAFLDGHDQSSIQYDYFDAYLGCKHDSLGKPIRIPRPKVSAKKLGLHHMARSSDEGSSSSPDEGTNTEI, encoded by the exons atgcagtcctctacaagcattggagtatcaaccactccttcctcaacgatgcagtcctctacaagcattggagtatcaaccactccctcctcaacgatgcagtcctctacaagcattggagtatcaacgattccctcctcaacgatgcagtcctctacaagcattggagtatcgaccactccctcctcatcgatgcagtcctcgacaagcattggagtatcaaccactccctcctcaacgatgcagtcctctacaagcattggagtatcgaccactccctcctcatcgatgcagtcctcgacaagcattggagtatcaaccactccctcctcaacgatgcagtcttctacaagcattggagtatcaacgactccctcctcagcgatgcagtcctctacaagcattaTAGCATCGACCACACCCTCCCCAACGATGCAGACCTCTACAAGCGTTGGAGCATCAACCAATCCCTCCttaacgatgcagtcctcgacaagcattgaagtatcaaccactccctcctcagcgatgcagtcctcgacaagcactggggCATCCGCCACTCCCTTTTCGACGACGCAGGCCTCAACAATTACCCCAACGCTAACTACTTCAACTACACCTAAAACTCCAGTCCTAACAATTACAACTCCAGTTCCAACTACAACAACTCCGGCTGCAGAAACTGGAATCAACCCAGGGGCAAGTTTTGTTCGAATTTTCGTCTTGACGATTGATTTCGACTACGGATCAGACATTTTAAACTCGACCAGCGAGGCTCATAAGAAGCTTGTGAAAGCAGTTGTGTCTTTC aTGCGAAATGTTATGAATTTCTTCTTCCATATTGAATACCAAGTTACAGGGATAAG ACGAGGTTCTGCCATTGTTGACGTGAAATTCAGCGTTTCTTTAGCAGACTTAAACAATGCATCAGCTGCCTCTGATGGGAGTTTCGACCTCGAAGCCGCAATGGTCTCGAAAGCGTTGGACGCATCGGCTCACAACGTCACTGTTGATAATAACCCCGTGAACTATACGGGAATGGTGATTAGTCTACAAAAGG ACGCCTTTCAGACTAACTTCACAACGTGTGACGCCAAGCCTTGCAACCCGGGACTCCAGTGCCGTAACTTGCAGCCAGACAAGCCGTACGCCTTTGTCTTCACTTGTCTCGCTAAATGCAAGGATTACTCTTGTGGCATTTTCAGCGAATGCAATCTGAATGATGAGGGAGAACCTTTCTGTGC ATACGTCGACTCAACACTCAAACTCTTCATTGGATTATCTATCGCCGGTTTCTTCgtcctcatcatcattattggtaTCATTTGCTTGTTCTTTAAGTTGAGGAGGTCGAG AAAGGACGACGGGGAGAGCGACACGACATCCTCCGAAAGTATTCATGAAGCACCCTCAGCCAGGAATATTGCGTTTTTGGATGGCCATGACCAG TCGAGCATACAGTACGATTACTTCGACGCGTACCTGGGTTGCAAACATGACTCTCTTGGTAAACCG ataaGGATTCCTCGTCCCAAAGTCAGTGCCAAGAAGCTTGGCTTACACCACATGGCGAGGTCATCGGACGAGGGCTCATCAAGCTCACCGGACGAG GGAACCAACACTGAGATTTAA